ATTATTCAGATATAATAAAATAAACTCCTCCAATGAATCACTTATTTTTTCATCAAATATGTAAACTGAGTTTGTGCCTTTTTCATTGGTTAATTTATCGATAGTTAAGTAAAGTCCTTCGTTTACTTCAAAAAATAGCATTCTATCACTAACATATTTTTTATAGATATCCAAACTTGGATCGAACTCATAATGCTCTTCTCTTTTGTTGATAATTTGAAACTCATCTGGATCCATAATACGATTAATATCACCATTGTTGATATTTAAAAATCCATAACCAACTTCTTTGTAGAATGCAAAGAGTTCTTTGGGAATGGTGT
The sequence above is drawn from the Bacteroidota bacterium genome and encodes:
- a CDS encoding SMI1/KNR4 family protein; this translates as MFEEIKNKQNVEFYQLDNIDNSENTIPKELFAFYKEVGYGFLNINNGDINRIMDPDEFQIINKREEHYEFDPSLDIYKKYVSDRMLFFEVNEGLYLTIDKLTNEKGTNSVYIFDEKISDSLEEFILLYLNNPSILK